CCCCGTCTCAGAAAAAAACCGAGGATGCCCCTCCAGGAGGGGGGGCAAGCTAGAGGGACACCCCCGTCCCATTGCTGGGAATTTTTGATAACCTAACTTGTGGAGTTGACGGTCTTCTCCATACGTGGCGGTTCTCCGATCCCCGACTTCTTTCCTTTTTCCAATCTGTCGATCCTCTCTTGGGCCGCATGCAGATACCGGGTCGTGCCCTTTCCCTTCCAGAGCTCCTTGAACTTCCTGTAGGCCTTTATGGCATCGTCGGAGCGCTCCATCTGCTCATAGACCAGACCAAGGTTGTTGAAGGCCTCGGCCATGTCAGGCTGGATCTCCACGACCTTCTCATAGGCCATTGCGGCGTCGGGAAAACGCCCGAGAAAAAGAAAAGCCGTCCCCAGGTTGTTCATGGCCTCCACAAAATCGGGCTTGATCATCAATGCCCTCTTGTAGCACTCCAGCGCACTGGGATAATCCCTTTTCTCGTAGAAGGCGACCCCCATGCCGTTGTAGGCCTCCGCGAAGTCGGGATCGTTCCGGATCGCTTTTTCGAAATACTCAAGGGAAGCGACCGTCTTGCCCTGGTCGAAAAGCTCATTCCCCTTTTTCCAATAATCGTGCGCCGCAGGGTTTTTCGTAAACCGATCCTTCATTCCGTTCCCCCCTCGGGAATTTGAAGTTCAAAGTTCAATGTTGATAGGGTCGTAAAAAGTCCATTAATGGCTTTTTACTCAACGGAAAGCGAAAAGTGTCATTTTCACTTTCCGGGTTCCAGGGATTACCCCCGGCGCCTGGCACTGATTTTTCAAGAGTATTCCAGATACTCGCTGAAGATCTTGCATCCCAGTGTCTGGGCCAGCTTACACAGAAACTTGTCAACATCACCGATGTCCATATCCTTGGTGACTACTTCAAGTGTCGTCCCATCGATGGGAAAGTACACAGTCGGCAGTTCCCAGGAGTCGGGGACCCATCGTCCCCCCCGCTCCCCCAGGGAAGCGTAGGTGCCCGGGGCGTCTTCCATCTTTCCCAGTTTTTCCTGGATATCATCCAGGGCCAGTTTTTTCTCAAACTCCAGAATCTTGAAGTTGAAATCGTCAAACATATACCTTTGCCCTTCCTTCTGAAATGATGATATTCATGACGCGCAGGCCGACTACCCCGCCTTTGGGCGAGCGAAACCCACCGGCGCGAAACAACCCTGATTATTCACCCCCTGGAGGGGAAAAATAAAGCCGGGGGAAGCGGAAAACCACTCCCCCCGGCTCGATATCCTACTTTTCCGCGGCCAGATCCCTCTTGGTCTTCCGGCCAAGATAGATACGGTTCGGGTCGCAGATCATTCTCGCGATCTTGATCTCCTCATACTTCGGAGCGGTGAAAGGAGAAAAGTCCTTCGCCGTCTTCAGCTCCCAACCTACATTGTCGAAAACCATCTGCTCTTCCACACCAGGATAGACCTCGGACATCTCAAGCTCACCGGTGTCAGGGTTGCTGCGGAAAATGGCCAGGTCGGAAACGATGGTGGTTGACCCACCGCGGAACAGGCCATAATGGAACCTGTCCTCGGAAGTACCCAGAGGGCCTCTCGATCCTGTGATGGACGTGATGTACTCATTCTTTTCGGGGAAGCGCCTCTTCTCCTGTACCATCATGGCCAGACCGACATCGGCATAAGAGGCGATATTGTTGGCGCCCCCAGAGCCGGCGAATCTCACGGTCGGTCCGGGTTTTCCATCGTCACGAGCGTTCTTGGAGTAGTAGCCGCCCATGGCAGTGGAGTTGAGGTTTCCATACTTGTCGCACTCGGCGCCGCCAAGCATCCCGAAGGTGCAGAAACCGCGCTGGGCGTAGGTACCGAACGTGTCGGCCATGTTGGACAGACCGCCGGCCAGGTAGCCGCCGCGCGCCTCGGAAACCGAGATGGGAACCTCGATAAGCGTAGGATCGAGAATCCCCGCCTCCATGATGATCATGCCGTGGGGGGCGTAGGTGTGCTGGGCCATCATGCACCCGATCATGGGAAGACCCGTGCCCGCGAAAATAAAGGAATAGTCGTAGCACTGCCGGGCGGCAGCGATGGTCAGAAGCTCCATCGTGGTGTACTTTTCCGGATCGAGCCCTTTCTCCTCACAATAGGCTTCGTACTCTGCGTCGTTCACATGAGTCCAGCCCTTGGGATCGTCTTGCTTAATTACAGACATTGTTTACCTCCTCATTAACAAGAAGATTATCCTCGGCCCTTACAGAGGCCTGGCCAGACCGGGCTTGTAGCCGTAAATGGCATCGGCACGGAGCTCGAAGAGCCTCTGAAGGCCCTTGGTGCCGGTGATGGTGGGATAACCATCGCCCGGACGCGTGCTCAGGAAGGTCCACTCATCGTCACATACCCAGTCATACATGAAGTCGTTAACCTCATCCTTGGGCTTTTTGTTCAGCTGTGCCCATGCGCGCCAGAAATCCCAGTCATAATCGTAGTAGTATGGGACCTGACCGGGGAACCCGCCATAGGGAACCTCGACGATGGCGTCGACGAACTGCATGGAAATGTTGTTGGAATAAGGCTGGGCACGAAGCTCTGCCTCGCTGACGACCTTCTCGGCCTGAATGATGAGGTTCTTGGCGGCGATGGCCTGCTCGGCATCAGGACCAAGAATCCCCTCGATCCTGCACGTACCCTTTTCGCCGACCCTCTGTGCGAGAACGATGGCGATCTCGGGGAGGATGGGCGGCACGAGGATAACCTTGACGCCTTTGTTGCCGGTATAGGCAGTAGACTCACGGACCTGCTCCAGGGCGTTTGTCCGGTTGGAAACATTATCGCCGCCGTCGAAATCGTGGGGGCGCAGTCCCCAGCCGTCGAATGGGTCCTCGATAACAGCGCTACGGGCGGGGGCAACCGAGGGGTGTATCCATGAACCGTCGGCCTTCTTGCCGCGCATACCCATCTTGGCGAAGGTATCGTTCTCGCAAAGATCCGATCCGAACTCGGACATCAACGGCGCAAAAGGCCAGCCGTAGCGGCCTGCAACCGTCCTGAGGCCATAGCCGTAATTGGAGTAGTCCTCGATATCGATGGTGCCGTCCTGGATGGACCGCCTGATGTTGTACGCCACCGGCTGAACACCCTCCAGGCCGATATATGTCGTATCCATGAGCTTGACCAGGCCGGCGCCGGCCCAGAAATCCGCTATGGAGGCACCGCCGTTCATGGTAACGAAGAGGTCGCCGATCTTTTGGCGGATTACCTCACGGGCCAGGGCGAAGGGCTTCTTGGTGTAGCTGAAGCCGCCCGGGCAGATGCAGGTACCAGGCTTTACGAAAGTCTTAACCGCATCCGGGAGGGACATGATTTTGTCTTTTCCCCTCATGAAAGTGGGGATAGTCGCCTCTGCCATATCCATTTCTCCTTTCGTACAATCGTGGCTGCACTCAGCCGTTTACTTCTTAAGCTGGATCCTTTTATTCCAGGTGGCCCGGAGAATTCGGTCCATCATCTCCCTGCTGTCCCTGGCCTTTTCCAGAATGTCGGAAAAGTGGCGAATGCCTGTTTTGATCTCCTCCTCGATGATGTCAAGAGTGACCTCATCGCTGACTGCGGAGATCTCCTGCTCAAGCGCCTCCAAGGTCTCCGACACTCTCCCGATGGGGATCCGCATATCGTTGTAGGCAACGGCGACGATGGTCATATCCCATGCTGCGCCTATGACCTTCTGCCAGGTCTCCAACGACTCCTTTGGCTCGATATTCTCGGAGAAACGAAGGTCCTCCTCGGTAATTTGAGCCCTCATACGTTTTCGCTCCATACTCACACCTCCTTCCGTTTTATAGTATCTCCGTTTTTATTCCTGTTCAGGCTGTCATTCATTGACAACCTCGCAAAAAGTCTCTTCGACCCGTTTTGCCGGGCGGGCTACTTCTTCCTGCGGTCCTCCACACGGGCGCTGGCGGTCTTGCCTTCCCCTCCGGTGACCCTTGGAAGCTCATCGGGACCGATGAGATCCACGACCTTGGGGTTGACGTCGGTAAGCCCCTTGACGGCCTGCTTCATCTTCAGTCTGAGATTCTCAATGAGGGCAGCGTCATTGAAGAAGGCTTTATCCTTGAGTTCGATCCTCAGGGTGAAAAAGTCCATTCCCCTCTTGTCGGTTTCTATGATCATTCTGAAATTGGCCCCCATCTCCTGGAAGCGCGAAAGGGCCTCCTCCACCTGGCTCGGAAAAACGATGAGCCCACTAATGGAAACGGCATCGTCCGAACGCCCCTTGATCCCGGCCATCCTTGGATGGGTTCGTCCGCATGGGCACGGCGCCCAGGTCATGGAGGCAAGGTCGCGGCTTCTGTAACGGATTAGAGGCGTACCGGTGTTTACCAGGTTGGTCCACACCATCTCGCCGTCCTCGCCATCGCCTACCGGTTCCCCGGTATCGGGGTTGATGCATTCCACAAGGAGGTGATCCGCCCAGATGTGCATCCTCTGGGGGACATCCTCGGCCCGGGCCTCGCACTCGGCGGTCATTCCAGGCCCAAGAAACTCGGTCATGCCGAATTCATCGAAGGCCTTGATTCCGTAAAGCTCCTGTATCCTCTCCCGGGTGGCCCAGGGCCATGGCTCGGCTCCGAAAAGGCCGATCTTGCACGTGGAATCCTTGGCCAAATCGAAGCCCTTTTCCTGCGCTTTCTGGCCTACATAGAGGGCAAAGGACGGAGTCGCGCAGAAAGCGGTGATCGGGAGGTCGACAAGGAGATCCACCATCCGGTCTGACTGGCCGCCGGAAAGCGGGATGGGGCAGGCGCCCATCTTCTGTGCGCCGTAGTGGAATCCGGCACCGCCCGTGGGCAGGCCATAGCCGAAGGAGTTGAGAAAAATATCGCCCGGCCGCAGACCGGTCATCCAGAGTTCCCGTGCGCACCGATCACTCCAGAGATCAATGTCCTTCTCCGAGGCAAAGATCAGGACCGGCTTGCCGGTGGTACCCGATGTGCTGTGCATCTCGCGAAGAATGCTCTTATCTCCGGTCACGATACCCATGGGATATCCGCTCCTGACTTCCTTCTTCTCAAGAAACGGGATTTTCCTTATATCATCCAGGGTCTTGATGTCGGCTGGATTAAAACCGGCCTCATCATAAATCTTTTTGAAATGGGGATTGTTGCCATAAATGTATTTAACCTGCGCCTTTAGCCTCTCAAGCTGAAGATCCTTGATCTTCTCCACGGACATGGTCTCGAGTTCGGGCTGAAAATACTTTCTGTCGTTGGACATGGCTCTTACGTACCCTCCTTATGAATGGCACCCTGACCGCCTGAAACATCGGGGAAACGGCGGTCGCCGCAGTGCCCGGGCCATTGGCCGCTCGGTCCTATATTGCGCCCCCCCGTCGGGCGGAAAACCCGGATTTGGTGAAAAAAAACGGCCGTGGGGGAATACCCACAACCAGGTGTAGCCGATAACGGCACTTTCAAGATGCTGTTCGATCATGGAACATGACTACAATATTTATAACACTGTTTTAACCATGTCAAGGAAAATCCATGAAAACGCAGACTAACCCCTGAAAGCAGGGCACCAAACCCGACAAAAGGCCGAAAAACCGTCCTCAGGCCGGATTGCGGGGGGCCTGAGGCCCATGGGAAAACAAGTGTCTGAGCTAAAGTACCGCGCTGAGGAGAGGCGTAAAGCTATGGCAGGGCGATAATCTCTCTCGGCGTTACCGTCAACCTTTCCAACCCGTTGTCGGTTACCAGGAATGTATCCTCTATGCCCGTTATCCCTTTGCCCGGATGGAAGATCTTAGGCTCCAGGGCGAACACCATTCCAGGGATAAGGACCTGTTCGAAACGGGGGGCAAGAAAGGGAAATTCATCGACCTCAAGGCCAACCCCGTGTCCCACAAAACGCACCTGCTCGCCCGGAGGCCCCATGAAGCGATCCGAAACCCCCAGGTTTTCGGCCTCCCGGCCGGCCGTTTCGTAAAGCGACCCCCAGGTCACTCCTGGAGCGGCCGCGGCAACGACCGCGTCCTGAATGGCCCGGGCCTGCACGAAGCCCTGAACGAGTTCCACAGCCAGACTTCCCATGACCATGAGGCGCGTCTGGTCGATGAGATACCCCTCCACGCATCCAACAAAATCCACGCTCACCGGTTCACCCTTCCTGATAGCCCTGAAACCGGCCCCCTGGGCTATGGATGGGTTGACCCCCATTCCGCCGGACGGTGCGTCGATATGGGACATGAGCGCGGAATGCTCGCCGGTGATGATGTGACCGTAGAACAGCTCCTGATTGAAACCCCGCATCCTGAGGATGCCCTGATGCCCAAGTTCCCGGGCGCGCTTCTCCAGGGTGGAGGCAAAATCCACCTCGCGCATACCGTCATGGAGGCATTGGGCGGCGAGTTCCATCACCTTGTCCACCTGGACCCCTGCCGTGCGAATCCTTTCGATCTCGTAGGTTGATTTGACGGCCCGAACCTCTCGCACAAGGGATCCTGCATCCACCAGGGAAACGTCGGGAAGCAGCTTTAAATAGCGCTGGTAAAGGGCCGCCGGAATCACGTCGAGCTCAAGCCCCACCCTGCCCCGGCCGGGGATTCCTGCCGCCTCCAGAGCGGGGGGAATCTCCTTGAAGCTTTTGAAGGGGACCACCTCCAGCGGAGTCTCCCTTCGCGCCCTCTCGATGCTGCGCCTGCACAGGTAGCGCGGGTCACCCGCGGCGGGGATTATAACCACCCCATCCTGTATGGAACCGGTGAAGTAAAAACGGTCGATGAGCTGCTGGATCAGGACGACATCGATCCCTTCCCTTCGGAGGATCTCCTGAAACCGACCGATCCTGGCCTTGATTTCGCTCTCCGGGACGGTGTTGTAGGAACCGGCGATCTTCTCAAAATCTTCCATGGGGGTCTCCCTATAATGTCCAATGTCCAACGGGACATATCAAGTCCAGAGTCCAGAGTCCAGAGTCCAGAGGTTCAGAAACCTCGATACTTCGATATTCCCATACATCCACACCCCCCATACTCCCTTACACCTGGTTTTGAATAGAGTGCATCTTTATGAGTCTATTCAAAACCTACCCAACTCACCCGCCCTTCCTTCCTCGGCGGGGTGGGTGGTTCCTTGCCCGGATATCCGATGGGAACAAACGCGATCAGGTTCATCCCCTCGACTTCCAGCGCTTCGTCAACCTCGTCCCGGAGATGAACGGGGTTGGTCATCCAGCAGGTCCCAAGCCCTTCGTAGGTTGCTGCAAGGAGCGCGTTCTCGATGGCCGCTGATACGGACTGGGTGTCCACAAACAGGCCCTCTTCCGTCGGCTGTGAGTAGAACACCAGAAGAACGGGAGCGCCGCCCAGGGTTTTAAAAAAATTCCGGGTGAAGGAAACGATTTTCTCATCGTAAAGCTCTCTCAGACTCGGCTCCAGGAAAGGAAAGGATCTTTCCGCAATATCCGTCAGTTCTTCCTTCTTCCCGCCCGTGACCACGAAAATCTTCCAGTTCTGGCGGTTCTTCCCCGAGGGAGCCCAGAGGGCGGCCTCCACGACCCTCTCCAGGATGCCACGGGGGACAGGGTCGGACGTAAAGACCCTGCAGCTGCGCCGGTTTCGAATGACATCGTAGAAATCCATAGAGATCTCCCTTTAAGTCCAGAGTCCAGAGGGATAGACCAGTTCAACGTTCAGGGTTCAACGTTCAATGGGGCGAACAAGTCCAAGAGTCCAGAGTCCAGGGTCCAGAGTCCAGAGTTCAACGAGCAGTTTTACGAGGTCATCAATGCGCCCACTAAGGGGCGCCCAAATCAAAGATTTGTGAGGAAAGTGAAAATGACATTTTTCGCTTTCCGTGGAGTAAAAAGCCATGAGCGGACTTTTTACGACCCTATCAACCTGTCAATCCACCGCCGCGCAACCGCCAGCGGGTCTTCCTCCCTGTCGGCGACCCTTCGGATATCCTCTTTAAGGGCCTCGTCGTCCCCGTGAAAGGCCTCCAACACCCGGGCCTCCACTTCACCGCGGATAGCTTGTCTTATGGACATTTCCGCCGAAGCCGTGGACCACGCCCCCAGCCCGTCGGATTCTTTAAGATAACTCCAGTGACCGTTGATTTTTTCGGCCAGTTCCGGCACGCCCGTCCCCCGGGACGCCACCGTCATGAGTACAGGAGGAACCCAGCCCGATTCGTTCACGGCGTGGTTCGCCAGCGACCTCAGGTCCCTTGCCACGGATTCGGAATTGGGAAGGTCGGCCTTGTTTACAAGGTAGATATCGGCAATCTCGAGAACACCGGCCTTCATGGCCTGAATCCCGTCGCCCAGCCCGGGTACGGTGACGAAAACGGTTGTGTGGGCGAGATCCTTGACCTCCACATCCTCCTGTCCAACCCCAACCGTCTCCAGGATGATTGTATCGAACCGGGCCGCGTCCAGAAGGGTGATGAGGGGAAGGATGGATCGCGAAAGCCCCCCCAGATGACCCCTGGATGCCAGGCTGCGTATAAACACCCCCGGATCAGTGGCATGCTCCTGCATTCGAATCCTATCCCCCAGGACGGCGCCGCCGGAAAAAGGGCTTGTCGGATCCACAGCCAGGACGCCCACACGCCGACCCCGGGAACGTTCCTCACGGATAAGCGCGCTTATCAAGGTGCTCTTGCCGGCCCCCGGCGGTCCGGTTATGCCGACGATGTGAGCGCTGCCGCCCATGGGAAAGAGATCACTGATGATCCGGGCCGCGCCGGCATCAAGATCATCCACCGATCTGGCGAGCCGGCCAAGGGCCAGGCTGTCCCCCTGAAGGGCCTTTTCTATCATCGTCTTATCCATTATTTATGGTTCATCACAATAATGTGTCCCCATTGCGTTAACACCAATTCGTCTCACGCAAAGCCGCAAAGCTCGCAAAGGAAGGCGCGTCACCTCACCCAGGTTGCTGTTGATCCTTGTTGCCCGGGATAAAAGTGAACTTTGACCCCGGGCGCAAGGATAATCAGCCGATTTCAGGGAAATCCCGCTCCGACCAGGGAGCGGTTGGGTGAGGGGAATACCTTTATTCCTGAACATCTTCGGCACTTCTTTGCGTCCTTTGCGTCTTGAGCGAGTCACGTTTTATGTGTGACAAGCGGGCGTGAGAAAACAGGTTTCAAAACCAGGTACTCGTTTTCGCGATGATCCCTTTTTATAGGGTCGAAACAGTTCTTCAAACTATGGCGGCATTAGCACCATTGAGCCTCCCGGCAGGCAGGGAAAGAAAATGCCGGATCCTTTCTTCAAGCCTCGTCTCGAACTCCTCGGGGGTGCAGACCTCCTGCAGGAGCCCGGCTCTGAGGGCCTCATGGGCCTTCACCCTTCGTGATTCCAATGCCCAAGCGAGAGCGGCCTTCCCTCCGATGAGACGGGCGAGCCTCTGGGTCCCTCCAAAACCGGTAATAATACCCAGATCAGATCCGGGATGACCGAAAATAGAGCGGTCCGTGCCCAGACGCCAGTCCGCGGCAAGCGCCAGGTCCAGACCGCCTCCGAGGCAGAATCCGTCAACGGCGGCTATGACAACGGCATCGCTTTTCTCCATAATCCTGAAAACACCATCCCCAAGGAGAGAAAATTCCCTGGCCGAACGCGGGTCAAGCTTCAAAATCTCCCTGAGATCCGCACCAACAGCGAATGCCCCCCCTTCCCCCAGGAGAGCGAGGCACCTTACGCCTGAATCGGCCAGAAGGGCCTTCAGCACATCCCTCAGGGATTCGAGGGTGGAGGTCCCGAGTTTATTCAGCCCTCCAGGGGTGCAAAGACGGACGACGGCCCAGCCATCCCCTCTTGAGGTTGAAACAGTTGTGGCCGTCATTCAATCCCGGCCGACGGCCCGGGAAATGGATTCCGCAATCTCGGAAGTGGGAGTCCCGGGGGTAAAGACCTCGAAAACG
This is a stretch of genomic DNA from Deltaproteobacteria bacterium. It encodes these proteins:
- a CDS encoding tetratricopeptide repeat protein; the encoded protein is MKDRFTKNPAAHDYWKKGNELFDQGKTVASLEYFEKAIRNDPDFAEAYNGMGVAFYEKRDYPSALECYKRALMIKPDFVEAMNNLGTAFLFLGRFPDAAMAYEKVVEIQPDMAEAFNNLGLVYEQMERSDDAIKAYRKFKELWKGKGTTRYLHAAQERIDRLEKGKKSGIGEPPRMEKTVNSTS
- a CDS encoding acyl CoA--acetate/3-ketoacid CoA transferase subunit beta, whose translation is MSVIKQDDPKGWTHVNDAEYEAYCEEKGLDPEKYTTMELLTIAAARQCYDYSFIFAGTGLPMIGCMMAQHTYAPHGMIIMEAGILDPTLIEVPISVSEARGGYLAGGLSNMADTFGTYAQRGFCTFGMLGGAECDKYGNLNSTAMGGYYSKNARDDGKPGPTVRFAGSGGANNIASYADVGLAMMVQEKRRFPEKNEYITSITGSRGPLGTSEDRFHYGLFRGGSTTIVSDLAIFRSNPDTGELEMSEVYPGVEEQMVFDNVGWELKTAKDFSPFTAPKYEEIKIARMICDPNRIYLGRKTKRDLAAEK
- a CDS encoding phenylacetate--CoA ligase; the encoded protein is MSNDRKYFQPELETMSVEKIKDLQLERLKAQVKYIYGNNPHFKKIYDEAGFNPADIKTLDDIRKIPFLEKKEVRSGYPMGIVTGDKSILREMHSTSGTTGKPVLIFASEKDIDLWSDRCARELWMTGLRPGDIFLNSFGYGLPTGGAGFHYGAQKMGACPIPLSGGQSDRMVDLLVDLPITAFCATPSFALYVGQKAQEKGFDLAKDSTCKIGLFGAEPWPWATRERIQELYGIKAFDEFGMTEFLGPGMTAECEARAEDVPQRMHIWADHLLVECINPDTGEPVGDGEDGEMVWTNLVNTGTPLIRYRSRDLASMTWAPCPCGRTHPRMAGIKGRSDDAVSISGLIVFPSQVEEALSRFQEMGANFRMIIETDKRGMDFFTLRIELKDKAFFNDAALIENLRLKMKQAVKGLTDVNPKVVDLIGPDELPRVTGGEGKTASARVEDRRKK
- a CDS encoding aminopeptidase P family protein, with protein sequence MEDFEKIAGSYNTVPESEIKARIGRFQEILRREGIDVVLIQQLIDRFYFTGSIQDGVVIIPAAGDPRYLCRRSIERARRETPLEVVPFKSFKEIPPALEAAGIPGRGRVGLELDVIPAALYQRYLKLLPDVSLVDAGSLVREVRAVKSTYEIERIRTAGVQVDKVMELAAQCLHDGMREVDFASTLEKRARELGHQGILRMRGFNQELFYGHIITGEHSALMSHIDAPSGGMGVNPSIAQGAGFRAIRKGEPVSVDFVGCVEGYLIDQTRLMVMGSLAVELVQGFVQARAIQDAVVAAAAPGVTWGSLYETAGREAENLGVSDRFMGPPGEQVRFVGHGVGLEVDEFPFLAPRFEQVLIPGMVFALEPKIFHPGKGITGIEDTFLVTDNGLERLTVTPREIIALP
- a CDS encoding nitroreductase family protein; translated protein: MDFYDVIRNRRSCRVFTSDPVPRGILERVVEAALWAPSGKNRQNWKIFVVTGGKKEELTDIAERSFPFLEPSLRELYDEKIVSFTRNFFKTLGGAPVLLVFYSQPTEEGLFVDTQSVSAAIENALLAATYEGLGTCWMTNPVHLRDEVDEALEVEGMNLIAFVPIGYPGKEPPTPPRKEGRVSWVGFE
- the meaB gene encoding methylmalonyl Co-A mutase-associated GTPase MeaB, encoding MIEKALQGDSLALGRLARSVDDLDAGAARIISDLFPMGGSAHIVGITGPPGAGKSTLISALIREERSRGRRVGVLAVDPTSPFSGGAVLGDRIRMQEHATDPGVFIRSLASRGHLGGLSRSILPLITLLDAARFDTIILETVGVGQEDVEVKDLAHTTVFVTVPGLGDGIQAMKAGVLEIADIYLVNKADLPNSESVARDLRSLANHAVNESGWVPPVLMTVASRGTGVPELAEKINGHWSYLKESDGLGAWSTASAEMSIRQAIRGEVEARVLEAFHGDDEALKEDIRRVADREEDPLAVARRWIDRLIGS
- a CDS encoding enoyl-CoA hydratase/isomerase family protein, producing the protein MTATTVSTSRGDGWAVVRLCTPGGLNKLGTSTLESLRDVLKALLADSGVRCLALLGEGGAFAVGADLREILKLDPRSAREFSLLGDGVFRIMEKSDAVVIAAVDGFCLGGGLDLALAADWRLGTDRSIFGHPGSDLGIITGFGGTQRLARLIGGKAALAWALESRRVKAHEALRAGLLQEVCTPEEFETRLEERIRHFLSLPAGRLNGANAAIV